Sequence from the Lysobacter solisilvae genome:
AGCGCGCCCGCGCCATCGCGCAGGCGATCGCCTGCGACGTGCATCCGCTCAACAACCTGCGCGTGCTGAAGTACTTCGAGCACGAGTGGCACGTGCCCCAGCCCGAACGCGACACCTGGGTGAAGCACTGGATCAATGAAGGCTTCGCCGCGATCGAGGAAATGCTCGGCGGCCACCTGTCCACCGGCCAGTACTGCGAAGGCGAGGCCCCGACCATCGCCGACTGCTGCCTGGTGCCGCAGGTCTACAACGCACGCCGCTTCGGCGTGGACATCGCGGCCTATCCGACCATCGCGCGCATCGAGCAGGCCTGCCTGGCACTGGCGGCCTTCGACCTGGCGCGCCCGGAACGCCAGCCGGACCGGCCGGAGTAGACAGCTCCTTCCCCCGCTGGGCGGGGGAAGGTTGGGATGGGGGCCGACGGTCGCCGCGTCCTCAACCCAGCCACGGCCTGCTTGTTGGCCGCTGCACAAGATCAAATGCACTTGCCCGGGGAAGGTTGGGGGGCGGCACGCCAAGTCCCTCCCGCGACGCAGGCCAGGAAGCGGATGTCCAGAAAGCAGAACGCCCGGGTTTCCCCGGGCGTTCCCATAAGCAGGCTGCGAGATGCGCGGCGCTTCAGCCGCCCGAGCTGGCGAACACGTCCGCGTAGGGATCGTGCTCGCCGGTACCGCCCTCGGACAGGCGGAACTTGAGGTCCAGGCCGTCGCGCGAATCGGCCGCGCGCAGTGCTTCCTCGCGCTCGATGCGGCCTTCCTTGTACAGGCGGAACAGGCACTGGTCGAAGCTCTCCATGCCTTCCTGCAGCGAGCCTTCCATCGCCGGCTTGATCTCGTGGACCTGGCCGCGGCGCATGAGGTCGCGGATCATCGGCGTGTTGATCAGCACTTCGGTCGCCGGCAGGCGGCGGCCGTCGACGCCCACGACCAGGCGCTGGGAGATCACCGCGCGCAGGTTCAGCGCGAGGTTCATCAGCACGTTCTTGTGCGCCGACTCGTGGAAGAAGTTGAGGATGCGCTCGAGCGTCTGGTCGGCGTTGTTGGAGTGCAGCGTCGCCAGGCACAGGTGGCCGGTCTCGGCGAAGGCGATGGCTGCCTCCATCGTGGTGGCGTCGAGGATTTCGCCGATCAGGATGACGTCCGGCGCCTCGCGCATCGCGTTCTTGAGCGCGTTGTGGAAGGCGTGGGTATCCAGGCCGACTTCGCGCTGGTTGACGATCGAC
This genomic interval carries:
- the maiA gene encoding maleylacetoacetate isomerase; this translates as MTDQITLYSYWRSSAAYRVRIGLNLKGLRYEIQPVHLLRDGGEQHTPAFRKTNPQGLVPVLEHGNRQLRQSLAILEYLDETWPDRPLLPATARARQRARAIAQAIACDVHPLNNLRVLKYFEHEWHVPQPERDTWVKHWINEGFAAIEEMLGGHLSTGQYCEGEAPTIADCCLVPQVYNARRFGVDIAAYPTIARIEQACLALAAFDLARPERQPDRPE
- a CDS encoding PilT/PilU family type 4a pilus ATPase — protein: MDIGYFLKLMTEKNASDMFLTTGAPVYIKVEGKLYPLGNTGLPAGMVKKIAYSLMDEGQVPIFERDLELNMALALAEAGRFRVNVFKQRGEVGMVIRAIRSVIPSIEELQLPQVLKDIIMAPRGLVLIVGSTGSGKSTTLASMIDHRNSNTSGHILTIEDPIEYLHKHKKSIVNQREVGLDTHAFHNALKNAMREAPDVILIGEILDATTMEAAIAFAETGHLCLATLHSNNADQTLERILNFFHESAHKNVLMNLALNLRAVISQRLVVGVDGRRLPATEVLINTPMIRDLMRRGQVHEIKPAMEGSLQEGMESFDQCLFRLYKEGRIEREEALRAADSRDGLDLKFRLSEGGTGEHDPYADVFASSGG